DNA sequence from the Schistocerca americana isolate TAMUIC-IGC-003095 chromosome 2, iqSchAmer2.1, whole genome shotgun sequence genome:
GTCCGGTTCAGGTATTGGAGTGAAAATTGAACccttcgtcgccggtgaacagcagtcgACGTGAGCATACGAATGTGTCACCTGCTGTGGACAGCGGTAAATAGGAACTTTTGTTGGATGGTTGTTAGGCAGACATTGTTGGTTGTCCTATTGGTTCATCTGGGGCGTCTTTCCCTCAACTGTTGCATGCCTTTCcatccgtacacatctccgcacctgtccttcactcctgtcatctatggcccattctGCCCCACTGGTCATGGTGTcagttatcaatagtgcaattttacCAGGCACAGTTCACTTTAAGCAGGGTGACACTTGAACAGCTTACAAACTGAGACGTGCATCCACTCTTGCCTCGAAAGGCAATaatcatacccttttggacgtcagataaatagtttcgtttccgcattatgacaccGACTTCACTGTCCCCCGCGGCTCCCTGATGATCTTTACATAGCCTCCACTGTTAATGCTGCGCCCTATCTTCATTGAGTTGTTATCTGGCGCTGATGTCGaacaaaggcggtggtcacattactgtgacggaACCGTGTATGTACTAGTATCTTGGACTTAACGTAGAGAGTGAAAGGACTCTGATGTCTCCCATCGTACAAAATGCGGAACATCACAAGAAGTTATGTGAGACATTCCATTCAAGGCTGTCACGTCTTTGCCTCTAAATTTAGTTTGAatgtaaaagaaaaacaaacaaatactaaCCATCTCCATCACGGGATTTCAGAGGACGAACAGGGACAATATTTTAATAGGGTACGTTCATTATCTTGATGAGGAGCAAAAGACTTTACAGAGCCATCCACTTGGAGATATGTGTGCTTTTCAGCGAAACCCCAGCTACATGATCGTAACGAGGAAGGCTTCCAGCTCTGTAATACTTTTTATTCTTTACGACTATGGGTAGAGTGGGCTGTTTGATGTCAAAACCAATGAAGAATCTAACTTTATCAGCCAAATATCTTGCTAGCTTTTAGTGTGGCAGAGCGTTACTAAAAAGGCAAACCTTCccaaacataattaaggaaagaaCTAATATTGTCAATTTAATTGTGTGATAATATCAGACCAACAAGAACTTGAAAAACCACTGTATTTGTTTActggaacacgaaattaattaGGAGAGCTAGTCCGACGTGAGCATAGCGTGCGTGTCGCTGTTGattcgttttcttttattttctgggaCGAGCGGACTGTTCAAATAACACCTATGTAGCATACAGTAGTGTTACATTGCTAAATGGGAGAGTTCCACTAACAGCCGTTAGACGAAATGGCGATCTGTAATTACGTTCACTGACTTTTACAGCACTGGTAGCAGTGGCGGAGGTCCACGGACAACCAGAAGAGTCGACCACCGCCAACATCGGGAATGAGAATCTAAGCATCGGAAATATCACGGCTGAGAATAGATTTCTGGGAAGGTCGTCCTACACGGAAGATGATGATACCATTTGTGTCGCAGCAGACAACAGGTTCTACTTGTATGCTAATTCGTTGAAGCTGTATTCTTGCTACAACCAACTACCGAAAGGTAAGTTACTTTGAACAAAACAGTTTTCTGTTCATAATTGATAAGATAAAACCAGTTTGTTCAGCATAAAAATTCGCGTAGGGTTCCACAGCGAAAGCGAAAATATGAGTGAAATCAGATCATCAATGAACAGTGGCTACCCTTGCCTCGCCGAAATGACGAAATTGCAACTTTTCATGGTTCTTCACCAAA
Encoded proteins:
- the LOC124596322 gene encoding uncharacterized protein LOC124596322 isoform X1, with translation MKAALLLVAALVAVAEVHGQPEESTTANIGNENLSIGNITAENRFLGRSSYTEDDDTICVAADNRFYLYANSLKLYSCYNQLPKVYVVKPKSQCKPYLSDCPRN